GATGAAATTACAAAGCACCGGAAATTGTATCGTGAACGTAGACAGAAGAGTGGTGTCACACAAGTAGCTCTTGTGGGTTATACGAATGCAGGCAAATCCACTTTATTGAAACAACTAACCGATGCAGATGTATATATTCAAGATCAATTGTTTGCGACGCTTGATCCTACTTCTCGCGTATTAGAATTACCAAGTGGTAAAGAAGTGGTGTTGACGGATACGGTAGGGTTTATTCAGAATTTACCCCATGATTTGATAGCAGCATTCCGCGCAACTTTAGAAGAAGTGAATGAAGCGGATCTGATTCTGCATGTCGTTGATTCTTCTTCTGAAATGAGAGAAGACCAAATGAAGGTGGTACAGTCGATTCTGCAGGATCTTGGAGCGGCGGATAAACCTCAGATTACTCTATACAACAAAAAAGATATGTGTAACCCTGAACAGTTACAGATGCTGGGTTCGGGTGAAGGTTATTTGAAAATAAGTGCCTTTGATGAAGCAGATTTGTTAGTGATACGTGAAGCTGTTCAGACAACTTTGACCGGAGATACGCTCACTTTCCGTATTCCTGCTAACCGCGGAGATTTAACCTCTTTATTGTATCGTGTCGGAGATGTCTTGGAGCAGGAGTTTGATGAAAGTGATTTACTTTATAAGGTTCTACTACACAAAGCAGATTACGTAAAGCATGAATATATGCTTAAAGAGTACATTGAATTGTAATTTGAATGTTATCTTCATGGTAAGTTTGATTATTATATGGGACAATTAACGTTTGATTGACGACAGCAGGGGAGAGAATTAAAAAGCGATGGCACGGTTTAGTGAAGAATTGGAACAATGTATGAATGAAGTAGAGCAACAAATTGAAGGCCAGCTAAGAGTGATAGACAAGGTAGTAGATCGCAATCAATGGAAAGTCATCGATGCTTTTCAACAACATCAGGTAAGTGATTATCATTTTGCCGGTTCTACAGGATATGGATATAATGATCGAGGACGTGAAGTGTTAGATTTAGTCTATGCAGATGTGTTCGGTGCTGAAGCTGCTTTGGTACGGCCTCATTTTGCCTCGGGTACTCACACGATATCTACGGCGTTATTTGGAGTTCTGCGTCCAGGTGATGAACTGTTCTATATTACAGGGCGTCCTTATGACACACTTCATAAAGTTATCGGTCAAGCAGGGGACGGGAATGGTTCTCTGCTTGACTTTGGGATAACTTACCGAGAAGCTGCATTGAAAGAGGATGGAGGCGTTGACTGGGATGCTGTTGAACGTGGAATAACATCAGCTACCAAAGTTATTGGTATTCAGAGATCTAGAGGATACGATTGGCGCTCATCTTTCACAGTGGAACAGATTGGAGAAATGGTTAGTCGGATTAGGTTAATCAAACCGGAGATCATTGTATTCGTTGACAATTGCTATGGTGAATTCACAGAAGAAGTTGAACCTACCGAAGTGGGCGTAGATCTAATGGCGGGTTCATTAATTAAAAACCCTGGTGGCGGAATCGCTGAGACAGGTGGCTATATTTGTGGGAAGAAGGAGTATGTAGAGCTCGCTTCTTACCGCTTAACCGCGCCGGGAATTGGTAGAGAAGTAGGAGCAATGCTAGGAACAACACGTGGAATTTATCAGGGGTTGTTCCTAGCTCCTATGATTGTTGGACAAGCTGTCAAAGGGAGCGTATTTGCCGCGGCTATGTTTGCTAAGTTTGGCTTCGATACGAAGCCAGCATGGGATGAGAAACGTACGGATTTGATCCAAGCGATTTCTTTTGCTGGACCAGAACACCTCATCGCTTTTGTGCAAGGCATTCAACGAGCAGCAGCAGTGGATAGTCATGTCGTACCTGAACCTTGGGACATGCCGGGATATGAGCATCCCGTAATCATGGCTGCAGGTACTTTTATTCAAGGTGGTAGCTTAGAATTATCAGCTGACGCACCAATTCGTGAGCCCTATATCGGGTATATGCAAGGTGGCTTAACCTACTCTCATGTGAAATATGGAGTACTTAAGTCGATCCAGATCATGCAAGACAGAAAATTATTGTGAGTTTATCTAACATACCATTGACATGGAAGATCATGAAATGTACAATGATAGATATTAGATCATTGGAAGGTAGATGAGTCATGGGTGACGATATTCGTAGAAATATGGCTTTATTCCCGATTGGCATAGTAATGAAATTAACCGACTTATCTGCGAGACAGATACGTTATTACGAACAACATAGCTTGATTGTCCCAGCTAGAACAGCAGGGAATCAACGCCTATTCTCATTTAATGATGTTGAGAGGTTGCTTGAGATTAAAGCGCTGATCGAGAAGGGTGTTAACATTGCTGGCATCAAACAGGTAATGAATCCTGTCTCGAAGGAATCTGAAGAAGCTACAGTCATTACACCTGACACAGAGGTTAGACGTAGAGAACTATCTGATTCACAACTTCACCGTCTGTTGAAACAGCAACTAGTCATTGGTAAGAGACCGGGTCAAGTGTCATTATTTCAAGGTGAATTGTCCCGGTTTTTTAATAAATAAACTATTCATTTAACAATGAACACGGAAGAGAAAGGGAGAGGGTATAAATGAGTTATACACAAGATGATATTCTTCGTATGGCCAAGGAAGAGAATGTTCGATTTATTCGATTGCAGTTTACTGATCTACTAGGCACGATCAAGAATGTTGAGATCCCTGTCAGTCAATTAAAGAAGGCAGTCGATAATAAGATGATGTTTGACGGTTCTTCTATTGAAGGATACGTACGGATTGAAGAATCGGATATGTATTTATATCCTGATCTTGATACTTGGGTTGTTTTCCCTTGGGTAACGGAAAGTCGTGTTGCTCGTTTGATTTGTGATATTTATATGCCAGACGGTACACCATTTGCTGGTGATCCACGTGGCATTCTGAAACGTTGTCTTAAGGAAGCCGACGAAATGGGTTATACATCCATGAAGGTTGGACCTGAGCCTGAATTCTTCTTGTTCAAAACAGATGAAAAAGGAAACCCAACAACTGAATTGAACGATAATGGTGGTTATTTCGACCTTGCACCTATGGATCTCGGTGAAAACTGTCGTCGTGAAATCGTTCTTACTCTTGAAGAGATGGGCTTTGAAGTCGAAGCATCTCACCATGAGGTTGCTCCTGGGCAACATGAAATTGACTTCAAATACGAAGATGCAATTAAAGCAGCGGATCAGATCCAAACGTTCAAGTTGGTCGTTAAGACGATAGCTCGTGAACATGGATTGCATGCTACATTTATGCCTAAGCCTCTGTATGGTGTGAATGGATCAGGTATGCACTGTCACCAATCTCTATTCAAGGGTGAAGAGAATTCATTCTATGATGAGAGTGATGAGCTAGGTCTAAGCCAGACAGCCCGTCATTATATGGCAGGTCTTCTGAAGCATGCTCGTGCTTATGCAGCTATTACGAATCCAACAGTGAATTCATATAAACGACTTGTACCTGGTTATGAAGCACCTTGCTATGTAGCATGGTCTGGTAGTAACCGTAGTCCAATGATTCGTATTCCTGCTTCACGTGGACTAAGCACACGTGTAGAAGTACGTAATCCAGATCCAGCGGCTAATCCATATCTTGCTCTCGCTGTGATGTTGAAAGCAGGTCTAGACGGAGTTAAGAATGAAATGAAGTTACCTGCTCCAATTGATCGTAACATTTATGTGATGTCGGAAGAAGAACGGATCGAAGCAGGTATTCCTAGCCTACCATCCGATTTGAAAGAAGCATTGAATGAACTTATTCGTAGCCAAGTTATTACTGAAGCATTAGGAGATCATGCACTAGCATACTTCTATGAACTGAAAGAAATTGAGTGGGATATGTTTAGAACTCAAGTTCACCAATGGGAACGCGATCAATATATGACTTTGTACTAGGACTTTGAAACCCTTGACGCTCTAAGCGTTGGGGGTTTTTTCTCTTTTGTGGGCATTTAAACATTTTGGAGCCATCAACTTTGATTGCCCACAAAATGCCCACAAACTTTTAGATTATTCAAGCACGTTTTTTAGATGCTCTTCAAATTTATTCATGTTTGTCTCTTCGATCTTCTTTGAAATGTGGGCATAAACATCTGATGTAATTTGAATACTACCATGTCCTAGGCGCTCCTGAACATATTCCATATTAGCACCGGATTCCAAAAGCATGTCAGCGGATGTGTGACCAAGGGAATGGATAGGTAGGGAGGGAATGCTTGCTCGTTTGAGTATTCGGGAAAAAGCATTGAAAAGAGATGACTTTGGCATGAAATTTCCATCTTTGCGGGATAGAACAAGATTAAGGTCATGGTGATATAACTCCATAAATCCTAACTTATTTTGATTCTGATACTTCACATGATCCTTTA
The nucleotide sequence above comes from Paenibacillus sp. IHBB 10380. Encoded proteins:
- a CDS encoding MerR family transcriptional regulator — encoded protein: MGDDIRRNMALFPIGIVMKLTDLSARQIRYYEQHSLIVPARTAGNQRLFSFNDVERLLEIKALIEKGVNIAGIKQVMNPVSKESEEATVITPDTEVRRRELSDSQLHRLLKQQLVIGKRPGQVSLFQGELSRFFNK
- the hflX gene encoding GTPase HflX; this encodes MINSTYDTETDLQDRAVLVSLVTDEVKRKGIDPEYSLHELVQLAETAGVEVLDSLSQNLQKPDPKWFIGKGKVEELRLVMEATDANTAIFDHELSGAQVRHLEESLDVKIIDRTQLILDIFAQRAKTREGIIQVELAQLTYLLPRLSGQSQNLSRLGGGIGTRGPGESKLEMDRRHIRDRVNDLKQQLDEITKHRKLYRERRQKSGVTQVALVGYTNAGKSTLLKQLTDADVYIQDQLFATLDPTSRVLELPSGKEVVLTDTVGFIQNLPHDLIAAFRATLEEVNEADLILHVVDSSSEMREDQMKVVQSILQDLGAADKPQITLYNKKDMCNPEQLQMLGSGEGYLKISAFDEADLLVIREAVQTTLTGDTLTFRIPANRGDLTSLLYRVGDVLEQEFDESDLLYKVLLHKADYVKHEYMLKEYIEL
- a CDS encoding methionine gamma-lyase family protein, producing MARFSEELEQCMNEVEQQIEGQLRVIDKVVDRNQWKVIDAFQQHQVSDYHFAGSTGYGYNDRGREVLDLVYADVFGAEAALVRPHFASGTHTISTALFGVLRPGDELFYITGRPYDTLHKVIGQAGDGNGSLLDFGITYREAALKEDGGVDWDAVERGITSATKVIGIQRSRGYDWRSSFTVEQIGEMVSRIRLIKPEIIVFVDNCYGEFTEEVEPTEVGVDLMAGSLIKNPGGGIAETGGYICGKKEYVELASYRLTAPGIGREVGAMLGTTRGIYQGLFLAPMIVGQAVKGSVFAAAMFAKFGFDTKPAWDEKRTDLIQAISFAGPEHLIAFVQGIQRAAAVDSHVVPEPWDMPGYEHPVIMAAGTFIQGGSLELSADAPIREPYIGYMQGGLTYSHVKYGVLKSIQIMQDRKLL
- the glnA gene encoding type I glutamate--ammonia ligase; this translates as MSYTQDDILRMAKEENVRFIRLQFTDLLGTIKNVEIPVSQLKKAVDNKMMFDGSSIEGYVRIEESDMYLYPDLDTWVVFPWVTESRVARLICDIYMPDGTPFAGDPRGILKRCLKEADEMGYTSMKVGPEPEFFLFKTDEKGNPTTELNDNGGYFDLAPMDLGENCRREIVLTLEEMGFEVEASHHEVAPGQHEIDFKYEDAIKAADQIQTFKLVVKTIAREHGLHATFMPKPLYGVNGSGMHCHQSLFKGEENSFYDESDELGLSQTARHYMAGLLKHARAYAAITNPTVNSYKRLVPGYEAPCYVAWSGSNRSPMIRIPASRGLSTRVEVRNPDPAANPYLALAVMLKAGLDGVKNEMKLPAPIDRNIYVMSEEERIEAGIPSLPSDLKEALNELIRSQVITEALGDHALAYFYELKEIEWDMFRTQVHQWERDQYMTLY